The following DNA comes from Streptomyces sp. NBC_00273.
CTCCTGCTGGTCGCCGCGCACACCGGCGGTTTCGCGCGCAGCCGCACGCTCCTGTTCCTCGTACGGGAGGACGCGCCGGGGCTCGTACGGTCCCGGCAGGCCGTCCTGGACGAGACCCGCCCGCAGGCCAAGATCGAACTGCGGGACGTGCCGGCCGAGTTGCTCGGCAGCGAAGGGGCCGATGTGCTCGGCGCGCTCGCCGCCACCGGGCGTACCGCCGCTGCCGTGCTGGCCGCCGAGGCGGTCGGCGCGGCCGGTCAGGTGCTGGCCCGCACGGTGGAGTACGTACGCCAGCGCGAGCAGTTCGGCCGGGCGATCGGCTCCTTCCAGGCGGTCAAGCACCGCCTCGCCGACCTGTACGTGCAGGTGCAAGCGGCCCGCTCGGCGGCCTACTACGCCGCCTGGGACCCGGACCAGGGCGGCCTCGCGCTGGCCCAGGCCCTGGAGGCGCTACGGGTGACCGCGGGCGAGGCGATCCAGCTGCACGGCGGCATCGGCTTCACCTGGGAGCACGACGCGCACCTCTACTTCAAGCGGGCGGCGGCCGACGAGCTGCTGTTCGGCCCGGTCCACCGGCTGCGGGCGCACGCCGCCGACCGCGCGGGCCTGTTCGCGGACCCGGCGAGCGGCCCGGTGGCAGGCCCGGCGACCGGCCTGGTAACGGACCCTGCCGCGCCCGGGCTGCCCACCCCGTCCGCGTCCGCGTCCGCACCCACGAACACGCCCCCACCCACGCCCCCGCCCGCACAAGAGAAGGTGGCCGTCTGATGGCTCCCGGCGTCAAGCTGATGCAGAAGGTCTCCTCGACCGTGCTCTTCGCCAAGATCGCACCGCACTTCATCCCCGCCCTGGACAAGGCGGTGCACAAGCTGACCCGCGGCAAGGTCATCCTCAGCGCCCAGATGCTGCCGGGCGTGATCCTCACCGCCAAGGGTGCCAAGACCGGTGAGCCGCGCACGACCCCGCTCGCCTGCATGCCGGAGGACGGCGGGACGACGTGGATCCTGATCGGCTCCAACTTCGGCCGGCCCGGGCACCCGGCATGGACCGGGAACCTACTCAAGCACCCTGAGGCGGACGTGAGTTGGCAAGGCCGGGACATTCCCGTCCGGGCCCGGCTGCTGGCGGGTGAGGAACGCGCGGAGGCGTGGCAGGCAGTGCTGGGGTTCTGGCCGCCGTATGCGACGTACCAGGCGCGCATCGAGCGCGAGATCCGGTTGTTCCGCCTGGAGCGTCGCTGATCGCAGGCGATCGGGCGTGGTCGGCGGGCCCCTGGAGGGCGTCCGGGGGCCGCCGCTACTTCGTGGGCTTCTTGCCCGTGATGCCGAGGTGGACGAGCAGCGCCAGGTTCGGCTTGAGCTCGGCCTGCTTGACGCCCCAGGTTTGGAAGCCCTTCTGGTGCGAGGCGACCGCGGCCAGCATCGCGACCAGCGAACCGGCCATCGCCGCGGGGCTGATGTCCTTGTCGACCTTGCCCTTGGCCTGGAGCTCCTTCATCGATTCGGTGAGGGAGTTGGTGACCGAGTTCAGGATCTTCATGCGGATCTTGTAGAAGCGCTTGTCGCCCTCGGCCGCGCCGAGGTCGACGACCCGAAGGATCGCGTCGTTGCGGCGCCAGAACTCCAGGAAGCCGTCGACGAGTTCCTCGGCGGCGGCCCACCCTGACTTGCCGACCCAGGTCCGGCCCTCGACGAGCGACGTCAACTGCGCGCCCTCGGTGGCCATTTGTTCGGCGATCTCCAGGACGGCGCCCTCGACGTCCGGGAAGTACTGGTAGAAGGTCGCGGGGGAGGTACCGGCCTTGCGGGCGACGTCGATCACTTTGACGTCGCGGTACGGCGAGGAGCTGAGCATCTCGCTGAGGCAGTCGAGCAGCTTCTGCCGCGTCGCCTGGCCGCGCCGGCCGGCGACACGCCCGTCGACGGTGCGTACTTGTCCTGTCATGCCGTCAGCTTACCGAGGGGTGATCGGGGCGCTATTCGGCCGCCTGCAAATGGGGTTACGGGGTCCCTGGCCTGGGCCTAAGGGGATCCCGGGCGGCCGGGCAGGCGCATTCCGGACGGAAATCGGCTCCCGCGCGCCCCCGGCCGGGCCGTGTCCCCGCGCCACCCGCGCCCCGCGCCCGGGCCCGGGCGTGTCGCCCGCTTCCGCAGGGTTTCCCCCGAATAGTCTTATCAACAGGCTGTGGACAAGTTTTCGGGCGGATCATGGCTGAGAGGGTTGGGAGGGTACACACCCCCGCACAACGGAAGGAAACGGGCCCATGGCCGCATTCGTGGAAGGCGCACCCTGCTGGGTGGACGCCTCGCTTCCGGACGTCGAGGCGGGCAAGCGCTTCTACGGTGAGCTCTTCGGGTGGACCTTCGCCGACGCTGCGGGCGCCGAGTACGGCCACTACACCCAGGCCTACAGCCGCGGTCGCAACGTCGCCGCCCTCGCCCCCAAGCCCGACGGCCGCATGCCCACCGTCTGGGGGATCTACCTCTACACCACCGATGCCTACGCCTGCGCCCAACGCATCCGCGCCGCCGGCGGCCAGATGGTGATGAACCCGATGCCGGTCGGCCCGTACGGCACCGCCGCGATGGCCGCCGACCCCGGCGGCGCCGTCTTCGGCCTGTGGCAGCCCGGCACCCACCACGGCTTCGACGCCCAGGGGGAGCCGTACACGTACTGCTGGAGCGAGGTCTACACGCGCGCCCGCGACGCCGTCGACGTCTTCTACGCCAAGGTCTTCGGCTACGTCCCCCAGGACCAGGACGACGCCGGCGTCGAGTACCGCATCTGGTCCCCGCCCGGGACCGCGCCCGGCACGGACACCGCCGTCCTCGGCCGCAGCCTGATCACCGACGCCTTCCCCGAAGCCATGCCCGCGCACTTCCTCGCCTACTTCGCCGTACCGGACTGCGATCA
Coding sequences within:
- a CDS encoding TetR family transcriptional regulator → MTGQVRTVDGRVAGRRGQATRQKLLDCLSEMLSSSPYRDVKVIDVARKAGTSPATFYQYFPDVEGAVLEIAEQMATEGAQLTSLVEGRTWVGKSGWAAAEELVDGFLEFWRRNDAILRVVDLGAAEGDKRFYKIRMKILNSVTNSLTESMKELQAKGKVDKDISPAAMAGSLVAMLAAVASHQKGFQTWGVKQAELKPNLALLVHLGITGKKPTK
- a CDS encoding VOC family protein yields the protein MAAFVEGAPCWVDASLPDVEAGKRFYGELFGWTFADAAGAEYGHYTQAYSRGRNVAALAPKPDGRMPTVWGIYLYTTDAYACAQRIRAAGGQMVMNPMPVGPYGTAAMAADPGGAVFGLWQPGTHHGFDAQGEPYTYCWSEVYTRARDAVDVFYAKVFGYVPQDQDDAGVEYRIWSPPGTAPGTDTAVLGRSLITDAFPEAMPAHFLAYFAVPDCDQTVATVQRLGGRVTADPFDTPYGRIAVVADNQGAVFGLLSEPRTKPDA
- a CDS encoding nitroreductase family deazaflavin-dependent oxidoreductase, with the protein product MAPGVKLMQKVSSTVLFAKIAPHFIPALDKAVHKLTRGKVILSAQMLPGVILTAKGAKTGEPRTTPLACMPEDGGTTWILIGSNFGRPGHPAWTGNLLKHPEADVSWQGRDIPVRARLLAGEERAEAWQAVLGFWPPYATYQARIEREIRLFRLERR
- a CDS encoding acyl-CoA dehydrogenase family protein is translated as MDAAFTAEQDEIRRTLREILGKRCGPDEVKAAVRTTAGHDRELWQQLARQLGLPGIAVAEEYDGVGCTSADLALACEETGRALLPSPLLATAALCVPLIAALGTDAQRSALLPPLATGGLTAALAVSGPALATALALTGEDASGQWSGGGRAGGVQARAAAAETAETAGTGWRLYGEAAQVLDGHSAGLLLVAAHTGGFARSRTLLFLVREDAPGLVRSRQAVLDETRPQAKIELRDVPAELLGSEGADVLGALAATGRTAAAVLAAEAVGAAGQVLARTVEYVRQREQFGRAIGSFQAVKHRLADLYVQVQAARSAAYYAAWDPDQGGLALAQALEALRVTAGEAIQLHGGIGFTWEHDAHLYFKRAAADELLFGPVHRLRAHAADRAGLFADPASGPVAGPATGLVTDPAAPGLPTPSASASAPTNTPPPTPPPAQEKVAV